In a single window of the Canis lupus dingo isolate Sandy chromosome 18, ASM325472v2, whole genome shotgun sequence genome:
- the LOC112663131 gene encoding olfactory receptor 10AG1-like: MMEFILLGFSDIPNLQMFLFVVFFFVYVIILMGNGIIVLITKTDQALQTPMYFFLSNFSFLEICFVSATLPKMLTNLWTQKRNISLFACATQMCFVLMLGNIECLLLMVMAYDRYVAICDPLHYPLIMNHKVCVQLVTACWITGVPVEIGQTCQIFSLPFCGSSQINHFFCDIPPLLKLACGDTFLNEMLVFTVAVLFVMIPFLLILGSYSKIISTILRLPSATGRTKAFSTCSSHVIVVAMFFGSAVITYLRPKSKHSSRTDKFLSLFYTIVTPMFNPMIYTLRNKDAMMALRKLLP, translated from the coding sequence ATGATGGAATTTATTCTTTTGGGATTTTCTGATATTCCCAAtcttcaaatgtttctttttgtagtatttttctttgtctatgtGATAATTTTGATGGGAAACGGCATCATTGTTCTCATAACCAAGACTGACCAGGCTCTCCAGACtcccatgtattttttccttagtaatttttccttcttggaaaTCTGTTTTGTATCTGCCACTCTTCCCAAAATGCTCACAAACCTTTGGAcccagaaaagaaatatttcgTTGTTTGCCTGTGCAACACAAATGTGTTTTGTCCTCATGCTTGGGAATATAGAGTGCCTCCTTCTGATggtgatggcctatgaccgctacgTTGCCATTTGTGACCCTCTGCACTACCCTCTAATCATGAACCACAAGGTCTGTGTTCAGCTGGTGACCGCCTGCTGGATCACCGGGGTTCCAGTCGAGATAGGGCAGACATGCCAGATCTTCTCTCTGCCATTTTGTGGGTCTAGCCAAATCAATCACTTCTTCTGTGACATCCCCCCACTGCTTAAGCTGGCCTGTGGGGATACTTTCCTGAATGAGATGTTAGTCTTTACAGTCGCTGTTCTCTTTGTTATGATCCCCTTTCTGTTGATACTTGGATCCTACAGTAAAATCATCTCTACCATCCTGAGGTTGCCATCCGCAACAGGACGAACCAAAGCTTTCTCCACCTGCTCATCTCATGTCATAGTTGTGGCCATGTTTTTTGGTTCTGCAGTCATCACATATTTACGACCCAAATCCAAACATTCTTCCAGAACAgacaaatttctttctcttttctatacCATTGTCACCCCAATGTTTAATCCCATGATATACACTCTGAGAAATAAGGATGCCATGATGGCCTTGAGAAAATTGTTGccttaa